From a single Pigmentibacter ruber genomic region:
- a CDS encoding DoxX family protein yields MLQKIFSVSSYGAKMDFMLLLIRLFFGYAFIMHGYGKILSPFSWMGEDSTVPGFLQALAAISEFGGGIAIILGLLSRLSSFGLACTMGFAVYSSKFVFGLELIGKKGGPSYELATVYFLLSILFLVVGPGKISLDKMFFARK; encoded by the coding sequence ATGTTACAAAAAATATTTTCAGTGTCATCATACGGAGCTAAAATGGATTTTATGCTCCTGCTAATTCGTTTGTTTTTTGGTTATGCTTTTATTATGCATGGATATGGAAAAATTTTATCCCCTTTTTCATGGATGGGAGAAGATTCTACTGTTCCAGGATTTTTACAAGCACTTGCTGCGATTTCTGAATTTGGTGGTGGCATAGCTATTATTTTAGGACTTTTAAGTCGTTTAAGTTCTTTTGGATTAGCTTGTACTATGGGTTTTGCTGTTTATAGCAGTAAATTTGTCTTTGGACTTGAGCTCATTGGTAAAAAAGGTGGTCCTTCTTATGAATTAGCTACTGTTTATTTTTTACTTTCAATACTTTTTTTAGTTGTTGGTCCTGGAAAAATATCACTCGATAAAATGTTTTTTGCGAGAAAATAA